The DNA sequence CCCGGAACCGATCTCGGCCTACGCCGCGTTCGGCGACGCCGTGCCGACCCTCCTGGCGAACACCGCGTCGCTGGTCCTCATGGGTCTGCTGGGCCTGGGCCTGGGCTTCGTGCTCCGCTCCACCGCGGGCGCGTTGGTCACCCTCTGCGCCCTGCTCTTCGTGCTGCCTTCACTGACCTTGATCCTGCCCGAACCCTGGAACGGCCGCGTGTACTCGGTGATGCTGCCGTCCCTCGCCCCGCAGTTGTCCGGCGAGATGTCCGGCACGCCCCTGTCCCCGCTCCAGGCCGGCCTGGTGATGCTGGCCTACCTCGTGGTTGCCCTGGGCGCAGGCGCCCTGACCCTCCTGCGCCGCGACGCCTGACCCTGCACCCCCGCCGGTAAGCGGGCGCCCGGCGGGGGTGGCGGTTACGGTGGCGGGCGTGTCCGACTTCGCCCTTGGCCTGGCCGCGCTCGGTCGACCCGCCTACATCAACCTCGGCCGGGAGCACGCGTTGCCCGAGCACCGGGACGTGGACGCCATGCGCGCGCAGTGCCACGCCGTCCTGGACGCGGCCTACGCGGCAGGGGTGCGGAGGGTGGACGCCGCCCGGTCCTACGGTCGGGCGGAGGAGTTCCTGGCGCAGTGGCTGGCCGCCCGCGGCCACCAGGACGTGCAGGTGTCCAGCAAGTGGGGTTACGCCTACGTGGCCGACTGGCGGCGGGACGTGGACACCCACGAGGTGAAGGAGCACTCGGTCGAGCGGTTCACCCGGCAGTGGCGGGAGACCGAGGAACTGCTCGGGGCGCACGTCGGGCTCTACAACGTGCACTCGCTGACATCGGACAGTCCGCTGTTCGGCGACCCGGACCTTCTCCTCGCCCTGGGCGGGCTGCGGGACTCGGGAGTGCGCCTCGGCTTCTCCACGTCCGGCCCGAACCAGGGCGAGACGGTGCGGCGGGCCTTGGAGCTCACCGTCGAGGGGCGGCGGCTGTTCGACAGCGTCCAGTCGACCTGGAACGTCCTGGAGACGTCGGTGGGGCCCGCGTTGGCGTTCGCCCGGGAGTCCGGGGCGGAGGTGTTCGTCAAGGAAGGCCTGGCCAACGGCAGGGTGGCCGTCGACCCGCCGCCGCGCGTGCGCGACCTGGCCGACCGGCACGGCGTCGGCCCGGACGCCGTCGCGCTGGCCGCGGTGCGCGCGCAACCGTGGGCCGACGTGGTCCTGTCCGGCGCGGCGAGCCCGGACCAGTTGCACGCCAACCTGCGCGCACGGGAGGTGGACCTGGACCCCGACGAGCTGGCGGACTGCGCCGAGCCCGCCGAGCGGTACTGGGCTACCCGGGCGTCGCTGGCTTGGGAGTGAGCCGGACCGCGCCCGAGTCGAGGTCCACGGGGCCGTGCGGCGGCGCGCCGGACTCCTCGTCCTCGCCCAGCATCCGCGTCACCTCGCGCTGCCGCAGCTCGATGTGCTTGCCGCCCTGGAACACGGT is a window from the Saccharothrix saharensis genome containing:
- a CDS encoding aldo/keto reductase; the protein is MSDFALGLAALGRPAYINLGREHALPEHRDVDAMRAQCHAVLDAAYAAGVRRVDAARSYGRAEEFLAQWLAARGHQDVQVSSKWGYAYVADWRRDVDTHEVKEHSVERFTRQWRETEELLGAHVGLYNVHSLTSDSPLFGDPDLLLALGGLRDSGVRLGFSTSGPNQGETVRRALELTVEGRRLFDSVQSTWNVLETSVGPALAFARESGAEVFVKEGLANGRVAVDPPPRVRDLADRHGVGPDAVALAAVRAQPWADVVLSGAASPDQLHANLRAREVDLDPDELADCAEPAERYWATRASLAWE
- a CDS encoding DUF6191 domain-containing protein, whose translation is MSIPGLAVLLVGLAAGERVLRWVRRRKGHPVVSATAFDEFTTVFQGGKHIELRQREVTRMLGEDEESGAPPHGPVDLDSGAVRLTPKPATPG